From Streptosporangium album, the proteins below share one genomic window:
- a CDS encoding GNAT family N-acetyltransferase has protein sequence MTALLFRPLEVGEFDLFHSYGPLPASGVGARNLPFEELGYRPEWLWVALRGDEVVARAAFWGPPGSEHPFTLDWFDPGTGPDRIEVGAALLRAAYAALVTPEYSTPAGARPDFHLFLPADWNERPDAVADVADRVEAAGKAGLRRFIERLNLRWTPEYGLPPRSTRLTFTPATDDALVLDLLARTFPDSLDAYSVTDAEKHGARRAAEIILGEVADFPGGRDRWRLAHDASGDLVGIVMPTRNSRFATIGYIGVDAAHRGHGYAADMAAEALHIFTAEGEPEVRDNTDVGNAPMAAAFARIGYRITGRRLIMV, from the coding sequence TTGACTGCTCTGCTGTTCCGTCCGCTCGAAGTGGGCGAGTTCGACCTGTTCCACAGCTATGGCCCGCTGCCCGCCTCCGGTGTCGGCGCGCGCAACCTCCCCTTCGAAGAGCTCGGCTACCGGCCGGAGTGGCTCTGGGTCGCGCTGCGCGGTGACGAGGTGGTCGCCCGTGCCGCGTTCTGGGGCCCGCCGGGCTCCGAGCACCCCTTCACCCTCGACTGGTTCGACCCGGGCACCGGACCCGACCGGATCGAGGTGGGCGCCGCGCTGCTGCGGGCCGCCTACGCCGCGCTGGTCACCCCTGAATACTCGACGCCCGCCGGTGCGCGGCCTGACTTCCACCTGTTCCTGCCGGCCGACTGGAACGAGCGGCCGGACGCCGTGGCCGACGTCGCCGACCGGGTCGAGGCGGCCGGGAAGGCCGGGCTGCGCAGGTTCATCGAACGGCTCAACCTGCGCTGGACCCCCGAGTACGGCCTGCCGCCCAGGTCCACCCGGCTCACCTTCACGCCCGCCACCGACGACGCGCTCGTCCTCGACCTGCTGGCCAGGACCTTCCCCGACAGTCTCGACGCCTACAGCGTGACCGACGCCGAGAAGCACGGCGCCCGGAGGGCCGCTGAGATCATCCTGGGCGAGGTCGCGGACTTCCCCGGCGGCCGCGACCGCTGGCGGCTGGCCCACGACGCCTCCGGTGACCTGGTCGGCATCGTGATGCCCACCCGCAACTCCCGCTTCGCGACGATCGGCTACATCGGGGTGGACGCCGCCCATCGGGGCCACGGCTACGCCGCCGACATGGCCGCCGAGGCGCTGCACATCTTCACCGCCGAGGGCGAGCCCGAAGTCAGGGACAACACCGACGTGGGCAACGCGCCCATGGCGGCCGCGTTCGCCCGGATCGGCTACCGGATCACCGGCCGTCGGCTGATCATGGTCTGA
- a CDS encoding response regulator transcription factor, which yields MTSPQQRHVLVVEDDETIARAVRHRLAAEGFDVHVVGDGEGALAAYARSAPDVVVLDRLLPGLDGLEVCRRMQAARPVPVLMLTALGEETDLLVGLGVGADDYMTKPFSMRELVARVHALLRRVERASQLAVVDTVVRAGDVEIDTAERRVYVRGAEAQLTRTEFDLLCRLAERPGQVFERERLLADIWGFSEAAATRTVDSHVRALRRKLGPGVVRTVHGVGYALVRR from the coding sequence ATGACATCCCCTCAGCAACGACATGTCCTCGTGGTGGAGGACGACGAGACGATCGCGCGGGCCGTACGGCACCGGCTGGCCGCCGAGGGCTTCGACGTCCATGTCGTCGGGGACGGAGAGGGAGCGCTCGCGGCCTACGCGAGGTCGGCACCCGACGTGGTGGTCCTCGACCGGCTGCTGCCGGGCCTCGACGGGCTGGAGGTGTGCCGGCGGATGCAGGCCGCCCGCCCGGTGCCGGTGCTCATGCTCACCGCGCTGGGGGAGGAGACCGACCTGCTCGTGGGGCTCGGGGTCGGTGCCGACGACTACATGACCAAGCCGTTCAGCATGCGCGAGCTGGTCGCCCGGGTGCACGCGCTGCTGCGACGGGTGGAACGGGCCTCCCAGCTCGCCGTGGTGGACACGGTCGTCCGCGCCGGAGACGTCGAGATCGACACCGCCGAGCGCCGGGTCTACGTGCGGGGCGCCGAGGCCCAGCTCACCCGGACGGAGTTCGACCTGCTCTGCCGCCTCGCCGAACGGCCGGGCCAGGTGTTCGAGCGGGAGCGGCTGCTGGCCGACATCTGGGGGTTCTCCGAGGCCGCCGCCACCCGGACGGTCGACAGCCACGTGCGCGCCCTGCGCCGCAAGCTCGGCCCCGGCGTCGTCCGGACCGTCCACGGAGTCGGCTACGCCCTCGTCCGCCGGTGA